From one Solanum stenotomum isolate F172 chromosome 12, ASM1918654v1, whole genome shotgun sequence genomic stretch:
- the LOC125848150 gene encoding probable CoA ligase CCL11: MDQLKPSSVNSSPLTPLTFLERAAVAYGDSVSIVYNSTTYTWSQTFARCIRLASSISSLIGIKKGQVVSVLAPNIPATLELQFAVPMAGAVLNNINTRLDAKTVSVLLQHSESKLLFVDYQLYSLVLQSISLFPSDVDTPILVLIEDENSVPFSRNLDFDQCDTYDAMLAKGDSNFNWIRPENDWDPMTLNYTSGTTSSPKGVVHSHRSLFIITVDSLIDWSVPSQPVYLWTLPMFHSNGWSYTWGMAVVGGTNICLRKFDANVVFHAINKYNVTHMCGAPVVLTMLANSPCAKPLKNPVHFRTGGAPPPATIVLRVESLRFMVNHGYGMTEVAGVVVSCIWKPKWNKLSANVKAKLKSRQGIKSLGMTEVDVVDPESGVSVKRDGVTMGEIVLRGGCIMLGYLKNEEATSKCMKNNWLYTGDVAVMHPDGYLEIKDRSKDIIISGGENVSSVEVESVLYSNNFVNEAAVVARPDEFWGETPCAFVSLKMELKLKPKEKEIIDFCRERLPHYMIPRTVIFMDELPKTATGKIQKFSLRQIANGMGSLPASRM, from the coding sequence ATGGATCAATTGAAACCAAGCTCTGTCAATTCATCTCCTCTTACACCATTAACATTCTTGGAAAGAGCTGCTGTAGCTTATGGGGATAGCGTTTCCATTGTCTATAACTCCACTACATACACCTGGTCTCAAACATTTGCTCGATGTATACGTCTCGCTTCCTCAATTTCTTCTCTCATTGGTATCAAAAAAGGCCAAGTTGTTTCTGTTTTAGCTCCTAATATCCCCGCAACGTTAGAGCTTCAATTTGCTGTTCCAATGGCTGGTGCTGTactcaacaacatcaacacTCGTCTCGATGCTAAAACCGTCTCTGttctgcttcaacatagtgaaTCGAAGCTCCTGTTTGTTGATTACCAGCTATATTCTTTGGTGCTTCAGTCAATTTCATTGTTTCCATCTGATGTTGACACTCCAATTCTTGTCCTTATAGAAGATGAAAACTCTGTTCCGTTTTCAAGAAACTTGGATTTCGATCAGTGTGATACTTATGATGCTATGTTGGCGAAGGGGGATTCGAATTTCAATTGGATTCGACCTGAGAATGATTGGGACCCAATGACGTTGAACTACACTTCTGGAACAACATCTTCACCTAAAGGAGTGGTACATTCTCATAGATCTCTTTTTATTATCACAGTTGATTCTTTAATAGATTGGTCTGTACCAAGTCAGCCAGTTTATCTATGGACACTCCCAATGTTCCATTCTAATGGATGGAGTTACACATGGGGTATGGCTGTTGTTGGTGGGACCAACATTTGTCTTCGAAAATTCGATGCTAATGTTGTGTTTCATGCTATAAACAAATATAATGTCACACATATGTGTGGTGCACCTGTGGTACTCACTATGCTAGCCAATTCCCCCTGTGCTAAGCCCTTAAAAAACCCCGTGCACTTCCGTACCGGTGGCGCTCCTCCCCCTGCCACCATTGTCCTCCGTGTCGAATCATTAAGATTCATGGTGAACCACGGGTATGGGATGACAGAGGTGGCAGGGGTAGTCGTGTCGTGTATTTGGAAACCTAAGTGGAACAAATTATCAGCGAATGTGAAGGCGAAATTGAAGTCAAGACAAGGGATTAAGAGTTTAGGGATGACGGAAGTCGACGTGGTGGATCCAGAATCTGGAGTTAGTGTAAAGAGGGATGGAGTTACAATGGGGGAAATTGTATTAAGGGGTGGATGTATAATGTTGggttatttgaaaaatgaagaagctACATCAAaatgtatgaaaaataattgGCTTTATACAGGTGATGTAGCAGTAATGCATCCAGATGGGTACTTGGAAATTAAAGACAGAtcaaaagatattataataagTGGGGGTGAGAATGTAAGCAGTGTTGAAGTAGAATCAGTACTTTATTCAAACAATTTTGTGAATGAGGCAGCAGTTGTAGCAAGGCCAGATGAATTTTGGGGCGAAACGCCTTGTGCTTTCGTGAGTCTGAAGATGGAACTGAAACTTAAACCGAAAGAGAAGGAAATTATTGATTTCTGTAGGGAAAGATTGCCACATTACATGATACCGAGGACGGTAATTTTCATGGATGAACTACCAAAAACAGCAACTGGgaaaattcaaaagttttctcTAAGACAGATTGCTAATGGTATGGGTTCGTTACCTGCTAGTCGAATGTAA